From Macaca fascicularis isolate 582-1 chromosome 14, T2T-MFA8v1.1, a single genomic window includes:
- the TMEM216 gene encoding transmembrane protein 216 isoform X2, with protein MAPRGKRLSSTPLEILFFLNAWYNATYFLLELFIFLYKGVLLPYPTANLVLDVVMLLLYLGIEVIRLFFGTKGNLCQRKMPLSISVALTFPSAMMASYYLLLQTYVLRLEAIMNGILLFFCGSELLLEVLTLAAFSSMDRI; from the exons ATGGCGCCGCGAG GTAAACGGTTGTCCTCCACCCCGCTGGAAATCCTGTTCTTTCTGAACGCGTGGTATAATGCTACCTATTTCTTGCTggaacttttcatatttctgtatAAAG GTGTTCTGCTACCATATCCAACAGCTAACCTAGTACTGGATGTGGTGATGCTCCTCCTTTATCTTGGAATTGAAGTAATTCGCCTGTTTTTTG GTACAAAGGGAAACCTTTGCCAACGAAAGATGCCACTCAGTATTAGCGTGGCCTTGACCTTCCCATCTGCCATGATGGCCTCCTATTACCTGCTGCTGCAGACCTATGTACTCCGCCTGGAAGCCATCATGAACGGCATCTTGCTCTTCTTCTGTGGCTCAGAGCTTTTACTTGAGGTGCTCACCTTGGCTGCTTTCTCCAG TATGGACAGAATTTGA
- the TMEM216 gene encoding transmembrane protein 216 isoform X4, whose protein sequence is MLLLYLGIEVIRLFFGTKGNLCQRKMPLSISVALTFPSAMMASYYLLLQTYVLRLEAIMNGILLFFCGSELLLEVLTLAAFSSMDRI, encoded by the exons ATGCTCCTCCTTTATCTTGGAATTGAAGTAATTCGCCTGTTTTTTG GTACAAAGGGAAACCTTTGCCAACGAAAGATGCCACTCAGTATTAGCGTGGCCTTGACCTTCCCATCTGCCATGATGGCCTCCTATTACCTGCTGCTGCAGACCTATGTACTCCGCCTGGAAGCCATCATGAACGGCATCTTGCTCTTCTTCTGTGGCTCAGAGCTTTTACTTGAGGTGCTCACCTTGGCTGCTTTCTCCAG TATGGACAGAATTTGA
- the TMEM216 gene encoding transmembrane protein 216 isoform X3, with protein MLLLYLGIEVIRLFFGKADHLEMTPWVLSDTGTKGNLCQRKMPLSISVALTFPSAMMASYYLLLQTYVLRLEAIMNGILLFFCGSELLLEVLTLAAFSSMDRI; from the exons ATGCTCCTCCTTTATCTTGGAATTGAAGTAATTCGCCTGTTTTTTG GAAAAGCAGACCATTTGGAGATGACTCCATGGGTTCTGTCTGACACAGGTACAAAGGGAAACCTTTGCCAACGAAAGATGCCACTCAGTATTAGCGTGGCCTTGACCTTCCCATCTGCCATGATGGCCTCCTATTACCTGCTGCTGCAGACCTATGTACTCCGCCTGGAAGCCATCATGAACGGCATCTTGCTCTTCTTCTGTGGCTCAGAGCTTTTACTTGAGGTGCTCACCTTGGCTGCTTTCTCCAG TATGGACAGAATTTGA
- the TMEM216 gene encoding transmembrane protein 216 isoform X1 has product MAPRGKRLSSTPLEILFFLNAWYNATYFLLELFIFLYKGVLLPYPTANLVLDVVMLLLYLGIEVIRLFFGKADHLEMTPWVLSDTGTKGNLCQRKMPLSISVALTFPSAMMASYYLLLQTYVLRLEAIMNGILLFFCGSELLLEVLTLAAFSSMDRI; this is encoded by the exons ATGGCGCCGCGAG GTAAACGGTTGTCCTCCACCCCGCTGGAAATCCTGTTCTTTCTGAACGCGTGGTATAATGCTACCTATTTCTTGCTggaacttttcatatttctgtatAAAG GTGTTCTGCTACCATATCCAACAGCTAACCTAGTACTGGATGTGGTGATGCTCCTCCTTTATCTTGGAATTGAAGTAATTCGCCTGTTTTTTG GAAAAGCAGACCATTTGGAGATGACTCCATGGGTTCTGTCTGACACAGGTACAAAGGGAAACCTTTGCCAACGAAAGATGCCACTCAGTATTAGCGTGGCCTTGACCTTCCCATCTGCCATGATGGCCTCCTATTACCTGCTGCTGCAGACCTATGTACTCCGCCTGGAAGCCATCATGAACGGCATCTTGCTCTTCTTCTGTGGCTCAGAGCTTTTACTTGAGGTGCTCACCTTGGCTGCTTTCTCCAG TATGGACAGAATTTGA